The following is a genomic window from Bactrocera tryoni isolate S06 chromosome 2, CSIRO_BtryS06_freeze2, whole genome shotgun sequence.
CCCTACCAATACTGCTCAGAagcgtaaattttttttgttttatgtcgGTTATTTCATTCAACTCCAATTTTTAGTGTTCCAAAATCGTTTTGCGGGCTTTTTATGTTTTCGTTCGTAACACACCGTgtggaaatacattttttttaaatatacttgcaacatgttgctacagattaaatagttttgctcacctaacggttgtttgtattaCCTAAAAGCAATCGAAATAAATATAgcgttatatatatatgtataaatgatcaggatgacgagacgattTGAAATCcggctgtctgtccgtccgtgcaagctgtaacttgagtaaaaattaagatatattgatgaaacttggtacacacgTTCCTTTGGCACAACGAATTACATTAAGGTGGGTCATctgtgatttaaaatttttttaaaagtgcGCGTGGCATCTATGTACCTTCGGACCTAATAAAGTTATATCACACAAATTtgcacagaaaaatattttaagttctcCTTAtgattgcgtaaaaatattgggtagtcgaaaaagtctttgtaacttttttttcaatttccccaaattttttttttggcttaataaagcataaaatctcacctttccaacactatatggtatgacagaATGTGATTGATAGCCCTGGagatacgactgcaacgacatctattgacaaaatacgaaaagaccttttcgactacccaataagcTAAATCGGATGAAGACCCCGCCTAGTTCCCATATAATGgttctgttaaaaactactaaaagcgcgataaatccaTAAACAACTGCATCcggccaatacttcccttagtatcttatacctaatataaagatttttgaattgcGAGTGACTTCATGCCGCATTATCTTAATTAAAACGAAAGACCGTATCTTACTAACCTATAGTGTACACTGTATCagtgtatttttgtgcctaaaatggataaaatcgggtgaaaacttgacctagcgcAGGGATGAATTTTGCCGTTCCCCTGAAGGAATTTGTcagactttgattcttgcaagttgcaagagtataaacagTTCGgctatacccgaacttagccattcCTTACTGTTTTCCATTTTCAAAATGCGAAATTCGCGTCGTCAAAAaaactatatgtatatctacaaaatatacaaaaaaaaatcaccagATTGCTATCAATTAAACTAAAACTAACCCAACGCTACAAACTTACAAAAATCATTGTTCGAAaagttttaattacaaaaattatcaataaattgttattatttttcgcaTTAATTTCGCTTTCTCCACAGGCTATCCTGGCATCGCATTGAACTACTTCAGCCGACAGTTGGTGGCACGTGAGGTGGAACTGGAGCGCATAAGACGCTCCACGCCGCGTTTGGGCGCTGAAACGAGCGGAAAGTCCACCAGCAATAACGCCTCAGCAGCTGCTAAGAATGCCACGAAAAATCTACCAAATCATCTGCAACGTCTAAAGGCCAAgcaaatcgaaaataaaaatgcaaatgccaAGAAAGATGTAAGTAACACACCAAAAGTAGCTAATATTCAGTCCAATAGAGTCGAATGAAGCACTTCGTAGTTATGTGGATGTAATAATTCGCCGCATGCCGGTTATTATCTTCGGCGATCTATTTCGTATGCATTACCGAAAAGTGCGCAGACTTGcattgcttatatgtatgtatttgtagggTATAGGGCGCAAATGCAGGAGTGAGTCGTTCATTAAGGCGAAATTCAGCTTAACATTTGCATGTCAAATACGTTGCATGAACGGTGTTGCAAGGAATGTGTTAGTGAAATGCATTTTGTATGCAATATGCCAATTTATTGGTGGGGAGCTCCTTAGGTTATTGAAGATTTACATGTAGAGTGGTTGTAAACTTGGCAGCAGATAGATTTATGCTCGGATCACGATAGCATGTGCTGTTTAACTGTAATTTTTTGTAGATATGTGTAGCGGCGGAAAACATTACCCGAATATTTTGAGAAATGCTGCTTTGTCCGACTGTTATAAATTCGAATCCGGACAGATTACGTATACCCGACTATCGTGGGAACGGAAAGCCGCTTAGCTCAACTACGGTTAGTGATTTTGGCGAAAAAATGTGAGATGGTATTTTCATACGTCCAAAGTCTAAAATTTCGAAGCGCTAAGTAGGATAATCTCAACCTCttccaaaatatatttctgGGTTCCTTCGGTAAAAATACTGATCTTACATTTGTGAACctcaaataatattatttttagtcgaattttatatttagaatgAGTTATTTATGACATCTGATATTTGGTTATTAATTGGGTAGTTCTTGACTACAAATGTATCAGGTTTCGTCGCTTATTTTTTCTCGCATTTGCAGAACAGTTTGTCCAACTTCCGTCGTAGTTTAGCTTTAGAGCATCCTTCTCTAGGACAACTTGATCTTAGTAGTTTCATCCGTCTAAATTTAActccattttataaaaattaataaccaCTAACGGTAATTTTATGAACCtttgcgaaaaattaaaaaagttgtcgAACCAGTGGAATATGTTTTGCTCAGAACTGTACCTAAatattcatatactatatatgtatacacacaatAAATATAATCGTTACGCTATTCCAGGTGATTTCCAAGGATTTCTTTGGCCGCATACAGCACCGAACAGTCGGAGGACCACGCGAAGATTGTAAGTTTTGCCAATATTCtttagcatatatttttattgtattggtTTACCCTCATTCTTGCTATGTTTGGTTTGTAGTggctatttttctatttttctgctattttttcaagtttaacaatttttctttttcttttaatttaaatttatttaatttattcattatttacttatttactgattatttatttattttccaataattcGATTTATTTATGTTCCCTATTCCAGGTAAAACCGATGCAATTGTCAAAAGTCCCATTTGGTATCGCTACAAGGAGGGTTTCAACAACGCTGTGCGCAAGGACATACACATGCACGAGCTGCTGTAGCGAAGGCTGCTGGCAACAGTTACTACTATTAACTgcttaatttaaaatacattttttaaccataactaaattatttgtaaaataacaattatttccttttaattttaacaCTGTGAAccatatacattatttttaacagaatacataaataattaatagcttgtatgtgtatatgtgttataGCTAAgcattttgttcaaaaatacaataaaatttacattcaaaaaatgaaatgcgtattatttatgtaaaatgcTTAGAAATGACAAGAAAATGCGTTTTCATACCATGTGATGTGGCATCACGTGACATCATGTGATGTCCAAGTGATGTGACATCATGTGATGTCCAAGTGATGTGACATCATGTGATGTCCAAGTGATGTGACATCATGTGATGTCCAAGTGATGTGACATCATGTGATGTCCAAGTGATGTGACATCATGTTATGTGGCATCATGTGATGTCCAAGTGATGTGACATCGCATTCAAGTTATGCGACGTGATGACCTAGTGATGTGATGCACGTGAAcgtgcgattttttttaaaccacATCACATCAACACATCATGTGATATGACCCTGTGACGTGATCATCAGTTGATTAGATCACCCGTGACGTTGTcggatttttggcaaaatcgAAAATCTCGGATTTTCACTAGGCGCCCATAAACGGCAGCAAGTGGCTGTCGCCGCCCAGCGGAAGTTAAAAGTGCACAAAATGCCGCATGTTGCCTAATTTCgttgcatactttcaggcgccGGATGTTTCAGTACTACAATATGTACTGGTACAGTACAAAACTcaatgtttttggatttttttgcttttttttgcatttttattagggaaatcaataaaatacataaatatttgtgtaaattaacattaattgttgatataaatgcatattaattatcgatttacaatatatttagaaaGTTATAGTAAATATTATTGGTGATTGTAGTAGTGGCTTCTGAAATGATAGAGAAAAGCAAaaggaaaaatgtatttatttagaaatttgcttgtttgtaatcaataaaattacttatattagtatgtaaataagtatgtattactattcaaataaaaaataattttattaaaagtataaataataaaaataaaactaaatgtaAGATATGAGATTAAGCTTGTGAAGAAAATACAagcaaagaaatatatacaagtGTGTAAAAGTGTATAGAAGCTGATAGGAATTGCCGGAGAGCATAATAATTATAAGCCAGGCTATGCTTTGTCATTAACAGTATCTATGcatgtttgtatttttgtagatgcaaatatatatgtatattaatgtaaaatataaatgaaatgaacGTTGCTAACGAATTAAATGGCAAGCCGCTGCGCGTTTCAAGCCGTTGACTTTTCTCAGTAGCCTTATCAGTACATACAACGCGCTCATTTTAGTtcttgatatatatatatatatatgtgtgtatataaatatgataaataaataagaagcaacagcaacaaaacaagCATGCCTGCTCCGAGGAACTCCCATTATATATTATTCTTAGTTATGacctcttaattttatttttgctataaaatcgGCTGTAAAATCTATACTCTGGGGTTTTGAGATATAGGGACGACCTCCTCCTTCAACTAGCAGTTCGAGAACCAGCAAATGGAAGGTTAAGgtcaattttaagttttatctCTGCTTTATACCGACGGAGATGATTTCGTTTTGTTTTCATAGCAGTGATGCTTTTAATCGTACCCGGATTTATATATGGCAGAGGACGATATGCACCGAGTTCTCCGTAACAAATTGTTATAGTTGGTGATAGATGAGATTAGAACTTACAGAGAACGTCAGATTGGAGAAATAAGAGATAAAAGCTTATTCTCTAAATTCACTATGAACCTACTATCTGAGACTATTCGATGAAGGTGAAATAAGTCAGATTCGCATACACTGTTAAGTGTCATCAAATCTCAAGGTCCCGTTTAACTGTTACAACTTCGAAGTCACACCGATTTCATTTACAAAAGAAGTACTAGTGACAATCGTAAAAGTCTGAGAGACAGTCAAATTACAGGTCATCAACCTTAAAGCCTCTTAGTATGGTGTTGGACAACCTCCATTGAAGTGACTCTAGAAATATTGTAGGAAAAgtcacaaaaaagaaataaacctTCCTCTCAAAGACATTGCTCTCAAAATATATGGGATCACCCTAGTAAAGCTGTCACCACACGCGCAATGTGCTTCTTATATTATAATACGAGTATTTAtgcgttattgttgttttaattcttataaattgcttttattattattaagcaTAGTTTTCAGCATCGCTTTCGTCATCTGAGAGCGCGCTGAGCGCCAAGCTATATTGATATCAAGCGTCAATTGCGATAGTGCAAGTGTGCCCACTACCCGCCGTCGCTGCCTGCGTTACTTGCCGACGAATTGCGGTGGCAGTAGCGGCTTCCTAAGTAACTTGCGGCATTGTTGGGTTGTGTTCGTTGAATGTGACAAGAGTCGAGTCGCGGCGGGTGTTGAGTGcctacatattatatatagtatatatacaagcCGATTTTTGTGATCGTTGCAATGGAACTGCGTCGCTTTGTTTTGCTTGgcattttgctgttgtttgtgaGCGCTGTGGCGGCTAGAACGCGCGGACGACCAAGTGAGTAGAAAAATGTGTTTGGAAAGGTGTTTggtagatgtacatatatatacatactatatgtatgtatgtatgtgtatgtgagtgcaACTCGGCGAAAAATGGGCGTGATCAGagtttataacaacaaaaatacaataaaatatggAATAATTTACGACAAGAGTCGCTTTTTTCCGGTTGATATGTGTATTAAGCGCTACATAAAGGGTGTTCTTTTCGATTTCATAGTTTCTAGTTGTTAAAGACCGCACATGTGTTGGACATTTATGTGACGACTACTTTGGCAAATGACCATGAAAAGATTTTTAGGAgaacaatatttgaaaatgcTGGAAATTTACTTCCAAAGTTCGTCTTCCCCGTGACACATTTACAGATCACTCGGCACATATTAGGtttgagcaattttttctacttttacgAGCACGTAAATAATCACAACTACCACATTTGGTGACCGAACAGTCCTGAAGATACCCTTTAGACTCTCTTTCAGCCAGAAATGGTTAATCTCTGATGGATTTGCATGTCGAAACTTTTAAAACTGAAGATGGAGGCACTATAACTGTCAATAATGAGTTCTACCGATAAACGATTTCCGACTTTTTGGTTTCTGAAATCAAGATTCGACGTCTAAGTCCAACTGGGTAGCAAAACTAGTCTTGCAGTGAGCAAACCATCAATTTTTGTGGAGCGAACTAAATCAAAAAGTGGTTTTATCGGTTGGTCTCGAACTCTGAGTTTCAGGTGTATGCTGTAGAGCTCAAAGTTAAAGGCTTATACTAAGGGAGCTCAAAGTTCAAGGTTTATACTGAGGAAGCTCAAAGTTCAAGGTTTGTACTGAGGTAGCTCAAAGTTCAAGGTTTATACTGAGGAGACTCAAAGTTCAAGGTTTATACTAAGGGAATTTGCAGTTCAAAATCTATGCTAAAAGGTTCATGCTGAGGGAACCTGAAGTTCAGGATCAATGCTGAGAAACCAACTATAGACTGGCTATAAGGAAAAGTGAAAAGAGTCACACTGAGTGTACAATCTTCATCAAAAATTCACAGATTTGTTTGAAATACGAACTATAGTCCACCAAAAAGCACCCTTTATATACAGCCAActgttttttcatatataaaaatatatatttctaattcACCAGCAAATTGTCGCTAATATTTTGTTTGTGCGTTAAAAATTGTGTCGAGAGCGTTCGTTTACCTGCCTTCCGCTCGGCTTAGCGCTTGCTGCCGgtccaatattttcaaaattcctTTTCTTATTTGCTGTCAACCAAAATTGTCGTTGATTGTGTTATCAATAATGGCTCATTATCTTGTTATACTAAACGCGTCGTCCACAAGCCCATAACCTATACACTTTTCGGGTTTTGCTCTATTTTTTGGGTTTCCAAATaagcataattaaattaatcattattttttgtacAGAAAAGATAACAATTTTGGTGATGACGCAATATTTGTTATGTTCTAGCGAAATCAAGTTCAGTCACTGTACCGAATTATAATTCCTTTGCTTTTTATCGCCACAGACATTTGCCTGCAGCCGCCGCCAAGGTCGGAAGGTGTTTGCACCATCGAAATCGAAGGTTTCTACTTTGACTCGCGCACCAACGACTGTCAAATGTATGTGCTGGGCGGCTGTCACACCATACCGGGGCAGAGCTTCGGCTCGCGACAGGATTGCATAGACACATGTGTGCATATGACAAGACGTCTACAGGATTTGCGCTACAATGAGTGAGCCAAGCGGCGCGCGAGATGTGCGAGATGCGCCAAAGGAAAGCGACTAATGACGTCttataagtgtattacatacGATATGCGAAtttatataatgaaaaaaatatggatttatataataaatactttaatGAGTGGAaaacattaaatgaaattaatgtgTAAGGAAAAAGCTTTGTCGATACTGAATTATAAATGAGAGGAATTTTGTTATCGAAATCTCAAATTTATAGCAATTTGGAAATCAGTCACTTCAGTTACTTGAGACGTGGTAAAGAATCGATTTGTGGTGtctattttaacattttcagaGATTCATGAAACCTCTCCTTGTCCAAACTTGCTTTGTAGGTTATGCTAGTTTTATGAAGTATTTATACCAAGTCCAGCTGAGATAATAATACCTAACTATGGATAGGTTTTCGCTCAATAACAGCGCCATCTATCAAACATGAAGTACCTACTGGTACTTAGTAATACCAGATGGAGGCACAGTTGAGCTGAAAGTATTCCTCATACAGGATGTCAACTCGTTTTGCGAACTTCAACTATAAGTAGTAAAATAGAAGTGCGAAAAAGGACTTTTAAAGGACGTGTAAGCCAGCCAGTGTAACTAACCTAATTTTTTCctatatttgatttttgaattcttgTATAGTGGAGTGTTTGGATGTTTCCAAATAACAAAATATGGAAGAGAGCGTTCAGAGTCTGGAATTCCTTTATATACTTGTAGCTCCTGTATCAACATCGCTTTACACGATTTGGTAAGGatggaattttgaaaaaaaggagaaaatggCGTTCAAGTTTCAAAGGTCCCCAACaatatctaaaattattataaaaaaattgactattgaataaaaaaatataaaattttcaaatactctTGTATGACTCTTCTCAAGTGTACTTGTGCCTTTCACGAAACCGAATATTATTGAAGAAAAGAGAGACAGagatgttaaaattttttcaaaaaaagtgtaattcaaataaatttctattatgAAAACATTATGACAATgcaaagtatatatgtatagtatgtatataggtataaggctatatttttacatactgttaatttatttcaattccaTCTATAAGAATATTAATACATTTCAGAgatacaaacatatgcacatgtatatgtatacaatattgAATATTCAAATGTACTTGATCCATATTAAAAACCGAGTATGCAtccaggtacatacatatatacatacatacaagtttgTGCAAGAGCGTCCATAGTCCAATGCGATTAAACTTTGCATTGTCataatgtttttgtatttttgttaataaattaataaaccaAAAAGGAAGAAATTTCGAAATCAAAGGTACATATGTTAAGAGAAAACTGAGAATTCCTATTGTTTAATTGAGACTAGCGAAGGCTCTTAATCGCCAATAGAAAGTTAGCTAACAGAGGAAAAGACACTGAAACGCTCGCCTTTTTTTCGCTACCCAAACTCTGCCACTAATTTCTAAGGAAAAACACAATGAGTTGAGAGGATTTAGAGCTTTATTTCACAAATATGGATGGAAGAGAAAGCTCCCACCGACATACACACCCAAACAGTTTAAAATCATTGGTAACAGACTCATGGGGAATAAGGAAACTTGAACTGTTGTTAAGCTatgtagaaaatatttgaaaatagtgGATGATCGTTCACAAGAAGAAACTTATAGAACCcctcatttacatatgttgCATAAGTCCTTTAATTGTATGgtggtgaatcgaacaaacaactagTATAATATTAAGAAACTGGCATAATGAATTAAGGATTACTTATCAAATGGTTATATTGCTTTTATACCATAAGCTATTCATATATCCTTTctaaagggtatattaagtttatcacgatgtttgtaaagcccaaaagaaaacgtcggacaccctataaaatatatatatagtatatagatgATCAGCGTAACaagctgagtcgacttagcccTTTCCGTTTGTCTGTTTGAccgtctgtctgcatatagtatgaatatgtacatgtcctcagtttttgagatattgatctgaagtTTGGCATCCGtctttttctcaccaagaagctgctgatttgtcggaacggtcgatatcgtaccattatagcatataactgctatacgaactgaacgatcgcaatCAAGTGCCGGTATGGACGagttatcttcaagaaatttttcatggaTTATTGCCTTAAGCGATAATCCAATCTTCGAAGTAATTGTTCAGGTCAAACAAGAGCTGCGAGCAGAAAATCATATAAGTTCTTAGCCGAGCTTCTGTGCTACATTTAAATGaccataaaattattaaaagtttttataagaatttttgttctatcagaaaattttaaacgctctgctgaatgaaaaatatttcatggaaAGATCATTGTccgtaattttaattattttctcgaTTTAGAGTAGGACCAATGCTACAAACTGGGGAACCTAGGAGTTCAAATCTACGATATTAGGGTCAATGATCGAACGAATTGGTGCAGAGCGCTCCAAACACTCGACTCTACTACGAAATACGCAAACTATTGCGTATGGTTGCctaacatataaataaatatattattagttCAAATACTTAGAACCTTATCGATCTGTAATGAAAGAAGATCAAAAATAACACGTTTTATGTGTTCTAATTAGAGTCTACGCAATATGAAAGGCAGACTTGTTTGCCTTTATCAATAACTTAttgacattttatatttatatttaatcacGAAAAGTTATTGCATTGTTCGTTACGGTTGCCTGGCTTCGGCTTCCGTAAGCAACGCTCCAACGTTCAACGGCTTTACACGTGAATGTGTACGTGCGGCGCGCGTTAAAGTATGGATTTCACGTGATTCGCTTGCGAAACTCTTTGAGTTTCCACAGTGCGTTCTGCGTATGTGTGGGTGTACGAAGCGAGCTTGCTGCTGATAAGCTTGGTTACAATGTATGGGGTTAGCGGCAAGCTTACAACGCCTCTTGCTAGTAATCAGGAGCATAACAATAATATGAAATCGTAGTAATTAGTTTATAAACACATCTGACAGCATCTGCAGctgatgtaaatatgtatgaatggaTGTACATCGCGGGTAAACATGAACTGTAGTACGCCGCCGATAGCGTCACAATCAATGCAACACAATCAGTTCCACCCATTGATAACTGTAATACAAAGCGCACGTCAGCAAGTGGACTAACTGCGTCGCGAATTGTctgagaaattatttgcaaacaaaaaattattaaaaaaatataaaaaaagttagaaaaataattaaaaaaaaagtttaaaataaagaaatagaaaaaaaatttcaaaataaataaaaaaatggaaaaaaattaaaaaagaaaaaaagttaagttaaaaatattagaaaaaaacgaaaaataatttaaagaaaaaattataattaataaaattgccAAAGTCGACTCGAGTGAGGTCACACGCACATCCTTCGCAATTATTAGCAAGTAAACAGAGAAAACGTTGGCTGGTTGCGAAACCGCTGAGCGAGTAGTAAGCAGTGAATGCCGGCAAGAACCAGTTCCAGCATGCCAAACAAAGCTTACGTATTGCGTCTCCTCTTAGCTGGCAATTTGcgtgctacatacatacatacatacattcataattaTGTACAGTTAATTATTTTGTTAGCCGATAATTAGCATGAAATGTGCTTATCACTGCTCATTGCTCAcaggttttttttcaaaatttttttggattttttttatttccttctgTTGCGCCACTTCGCTCGCTGTGCTTTGTTCTAGAGTTATCAGCGCTTGGCGAGAGAATTCGTATGCATCACACCAGCATCGATTCAGCCATCAATACAGGAGTAGCTGGAAAATAAGAGGCGTTCTCGCTCTGCAAATGTGTGTGTAGTAAAATTCTGCTAAGGCACCCAGTAggaaattaaacttaaaattgcTATCAtagaacgaaaaaaaaaatgtttaaagcgGAGACAACAACCTGATATGCCAAGAATACGAATAAACTAAAACCGGAGTTGCTAATTTGTGGAAATTCGCAAAGGGTTTCGCGAAAAATGTTTCCAAGAACAACACAATTTGGAAGATGACGTTCGGAATATGAAACTCCTCTTTATAGCTCCTGTCttaatatagttttgtacaaTATTTTAGCTTTACGCTATagcgatccgatctgaacaatttcttcggagattgtactcTTGTCTTAGACAATAACCCATTTATAATTTCATGacgatatctcatcaaatgaaaaagctttcaatACAAGGAATTGATTTAGATCTTTCAGTTCGTAGGACAGTTAAATCCTATAGTGGTGCGAAATCGGCAGCTCCGATATAAATGATGATAAATTAACagcttcttggaaagaaaaatatgtgggcaaaatttgaaaacgatACATCAAAAACTGAGAAAGTAGTTCGCGTTTATCAAAAGGGAGGTCTCTCGTCCGAGGGTGTTGAttagttttcattgggggtgttttttacgtggccgATTCCAAAGCCACCGCACAACCCTGAGTAGGGATGGTTGGCCTTCTCACTTTGGCTCGTCTTTAAACGGATGtactttggctacccagaggatacttggtctaagaccataagttgtgagctgtttgagccatatgtataAGAATCGTTGCTGACCACTCCCGAGTGGGTGGcgattagagaactttcctcacttgcgtaaacttctatACATGGCTCCATGCTCCAGTAAAGAAGTTCGCGTATATctaaacagacagacggacatggctaaatcggctcagggCGTCAGGCTGAccatttagatatatattttttggggtCTCCGATGtcttcttctgggtgttacaagtaTATGGGAAAATTTAACATACCTTGTTCGGGTACAAAAATTTGACTATTGatccataaaataaaaactgaagtttttaaaaattttagataatttAATAGATTATATTAGATTTTTCATTACTTCAACGAGTCGGAATCGGTTCTCAGAGACCTGAGAGTTACGACtaaaaaacacttattttttccTATAGGGTCTCTATTTATAACTCTTCAAGTCTATTTTAACACATTCACTAATAATCTTAGTAAAATCTGTGGTTCCATTCCATTCGTAATAAAACTCGTGAAACACTCAACCAGCTGTAGTGAGACAAACGTAACTGTTCTAGACGACAAAGAGCTAGAAAATTAGCGCAAAATCTTTGGTTTTCTAATTTAATTGGCAAATTTCGTGGCGACAtattgccacacacacataaatacatacataagtattatattaatttttagtaataaatatttcaactgCACGCCAAACCAATCGTCTAGGTCGTGCTGCAGCGAACGCCGAGAACTTACCGAACGCCCGCTATCAATTGAAAGCCACAACGGTCGGTCATTTACATGCGATACTTTATGGAATAATTGCAGAGGTTTCGAAGTGCAAGCGGCTGATAAAAAGCGCATACACAGAACGAGCGGAAAGTTAGctgaatttaagaaaaataaagagacacacgcacacaaacacatagacTTTCACACTTTCTTGTGCTgagaatatacttatataaaatatatgaaattaatatacgc
Proteins encoded in this region:
- the LOC120769796 gene encoding tauPI-stichotoxin-Hcr2c, which gives rise to MELRRFVLLGILLLFVSAVAARTRGRPNICLQPPPRSEGVCTIEIEGFYFDSRTNDCQMYVLGGCHTIPGQSFGSRQDCIDTCVHMTRRLQDLRYNE